atcagaaatttcaaaaatagcgttaggaatttaatttttaaataatatgtattgatttaatatgtatatgtatctgtatgacttaaattgttaaaattgaaattgtatttttaaatttaatttatgcctataattttgtttttcttgacccagtttgtgtcaaaaaattatctttgtgtttatctttgtgtttagatatctccctgagcacgagttttttactccttcagggaagaactaagattgtatttttgtccatgttattttattaacaatagacaataaacaacaatatgttccattctcctccatatttacatttcaaatgcttctattcgcttctctttacttctttcTGACCCacaaaatgccacactccatacaaagtacttcactagtctcttccttccgGGAACTACTAAGTTAATTTTGATCCTCAATAGTGGATTCACTGATATTAGAACATGACAAAGAAAACAGACTCTATAAAACAGTGGTAACAATTGAAATGTTCTGATTTCGTGTTGCAGCAGGCCCAGACCCCCGATTAGAGGCGAGGCCCGACGATGATGTCACGGCGCCGGATCAAGTGCGGAATCCAGCCGTGACTGAGATCGCAGTGCGAGTCGGAGATCCAGTGGTCCAGCAAGTTTCCCCTGCAGGTAGGCAAACGGCCAGATAACATGTTTGCCAACTTTTCCGTCAAGCTTAATTCATTTAAACTAGTCATTTCTTAAGAATGTAATTTGTCAGAAGACCTCTTCGCTCGTCTTCGAAGATTCAATTTAATTCAAGTGCAAAAAGAACTTAAAAAACTGAGGTTTActtttattacttaaattttaattcaaatgTACGAGAAGTAGGAAAAGTATGggtgagaaaaatataaaaagagaataggtaccggtatgtataatAGGACAAGCACAATCAGCTACGCTAGTTATTAATTAATGTcactaagaaaataataaagaaattacgGCCTTATGTAAACATTCACTGCAGTATGTCGCATTTTCTGAAAACAGCTTTTTATCAGTCCCTGAAGATGTGATACTCTGAAccaaaaaaaacagtaaaaaccaaTAAAAACCTTTAAACCTCGTCTCTATCATTCTCGTCATCATCGAAATCATCACCACATCTTTCTAAGATTGAGCCCTACAGTTCATTTCGTTCTTATCCTTGTGAGGATAAAGAGCCAATATTTAGGCATATATAACTAGGGACGTTTTAGTCGTGTGTTCAATATAGCATAGTCACCATTTAAGAgaacacagaaaaatacattAGTCCCTACAGAAAGGGAATATGTTTCCACTTCCTTACCAGGAATCGAACCGTATTATACTTGATTTATAGGTAGAAACAATTACAATTTCAGCCACCGTGAAATATTTTTCGAGAATTAAAGGTCTAAGTGTGTTGTCATGAGCTTTTGTGTTGTCTTTCAGACACTGGGAGGTATCCACcccagcagcaacaacaacagcgTTACATTGTGGAGACAATCACCATGACGACGGTTACCGAACGACGCATAGTACGCGAAGCAGACCACGTGCCTCGAAGGCCGCGGTCTCCGCCCCCCGATCAGGAGAGCAAGCTGAGCGGTATTCTCAAGGGAGGCAAACTTTGGAAGACTGGGGAATCCCCTCAGACCTCTCTGAGCGAGGCGGACGAGCCTCCGGATGAGGCCGATGGGAAGAGATCCGTGCGATTTTACGAGAATCAAGACAAGGCAGCAGAGCAGCCCAAACAAGAACCAGAACCGACGCCACCGCCGCCATCAGAGACATCAGAGCCAGAACTGACGCCAGCAGAGGAGGCGCCGGCGCCTCAGTTACCAGAGGACGCGGACTGCACGGAGTTGACGCTGACGTTCAAGCTCGGCCAGCACCACGTGCTAGTAGCCAACAGCCTGCAGCGCCCCAATTCAGCAGTGCGCCAACTTTTCCCGGTGCAATCCGACGCCTCCACCGCCACAGAAGCGACGTCGGCGGACGGCGAGAAGCAACAAAACGAGTCGCAATTCCTGGTGACGGCCGAGTCTCTGCGAATGTTCGAAGAAGCCAAACGCGCCAAGCTGGCTCAGTTTTATGGACAGGAGCAGGCGGACGCCGATGACGAGGGTTCGCGCGCCCAGATCCGCAGAACCATCGAGAGAAACACACTGAGACGTAGCCTGCTACGCTACGAGCCGGGTAACAGAAACCGCCTACGTGGCGGGGGCAAGACACGTGCGCCGCAGTGCGACGAGGACTCTCTGGAGGAACGGATACGGCGTCTGACCTGTGACCTGGACGAGGATGAGCCGGCCGAGCAGACCGATGTCGCGACCGAAGAAACCTCGTCAGTTGAAACCATCATGCCGCCACGCGCGAGTCCCCAAGGCGAAGAAGCGCGTAAGCAGGTGCCTGCCGACAAGGCCACTTCACCTTCTTCGGCTTCTGTCACTTCGTCGTCGTCCACCAGCTCCTCCACCTATAAGAAGCTGACGGACCTGTTCGCGCGGAGATCCAATGCCGCGGTGTCCGAGACACCCCCGCCGGGTGACTGGGCAGAGCAACATCATCATCAGGGGGTGCCACTTGATCTCGGAAACGGGCTTCCCGCTCCCGCCACGAGCCCTGGAGATCAACAGAAACAAGGACACTTTGTGGGACCTAAGTGTGCCGTGTCTCGAGCTAGCGTCACGTCTGAAGCCAGGAAGCAGTTCCTGTCGACGTTAGCACCCCTGGCTGCCTGCGTTACGTCGGGAGCCGCACATGAGGACCACGAGGACGCTGACGGCGGCGCCGGCGACGAAGACTATTACCACCAACAGCAGCAGGTAGTGGTAACTTCGCCATTGTCTGTGGCAGTGCCAGGGGATCGCATGTCGGTGACCAGCAACAGCACGGCTGCGGGCGGGGAGGAGTACAGCCTGGACGACATCGACGAGGTGCTGGCTAAGGAGGGCAGCGCTCCGCAGCCCGACGTGGTGGCCGGCACACCCGCCGCGGAAGGAGCGCTCCCCGCTTCGATGCCATCTTCCGCGCCTGTAGATGAGCTGGCCCTTTTCGTGGAGCAGGATGCGGGGCGTATAGAGCGCATCAAGAAGCGCTACAATGATgccaacaacaacaacgacgacGATGAACACGACGACTATGGCTTTAACCGCAG
This region of Periplaneta americana isolate PAMFEO1 chromosome 13, P.americana_PAMFEO1_priV1, whole genome shotgun sequence genomic DNA includes:
- the LOC138711978 gene encoding uncharacterized protein — encoded protein: MTTVTERRIVREADHVPRRPRSPPPDQESKLSGILKGGKLWKTGESPQTSLSEADEPPDEADGKRSVRFYENQDKAAEQPKQEPEPTPPPPSETSEPELTPAEEAPAPQLPEDADCTELTLTFKLGQHHVLVANSLQRPNSAVRQLFPVQSDASTATEATSADGEKQQNESQFLVTAESLRMFEEAKRAKLAQFYGQEQADADDEGSRAQIRRTIERNTLRRSLLRYEPGNRNRLRGGGKTRAPQCDEDSLEERIRRLTCDLDEDEPAEQTDVATEETSSVETIMPPRASPQGEEARKQVPADKATSPSSASVTSSSSTSSSTYKKLTDLFARRSNAAVSETPPPGDWAEQHHHQGVPLDLGNGLPAPATSPGDQQKQGHFVGPKCAVSRASVTSEARKQFLSTLAPLAACVTSGAAHEDHEDADGGAGDEDYYHQQQQVVVTSPLSVAVPGDRMSVTSNSTAAGGEEYSLDDIDEVLAKEGSAPQPDVVAGTPAAEGALPASMPSSAPVDELALFVEQDAGRIERIKKRYNDANNNNDDDEHDDYGFNRRPSVRGIKPRFGSTTEILQQMQSQLQPPALLACPARSHVTWPYQESPELSTSPTADNSGVPRRRVPLGRGGMPPVQEELGSPYGNYSPTGILQAVSPTDRKDRRYVHHVMYPYQQQLSPSASPQQQQIMRIGGGCADYQQPGTRTPPLQHLQYPTASNSPPPSGLPRNYPAPGEVMTSLVPADGSVAPPGQYHHYPAGFQSLDRNASNLVTYGRRMTPPSGVVQMRISPVASATSPVGLHHHQPPPAHAVKLSTFNDPTLTAIIEPHYSVMPHPQSTASSRASPITTTSVIRVGHGQQQTIRVPYPSGTPVQVHLLTRGGSESPQRGSPLLATRPQYVVARGTQTGSLYPHARYYPNGAYMRQYLPDTATSPQQYLPDPGAMPGPRPYMVDGLKPPQAGQYMKQPPASPQPGGKMATSPVPTAAPPFSGGSPTRAPVASGERGVPEGAASCSPSFPQDAMYPQGQPPASSAVNNNASTPDSGAGTTSVYYAMNV